Proteins from one Oceanispirochaeta sp. M1 genomic window:
- a CDS encoding thioredoxin family protein, translating into MNKSVFLEIALYLLLTIPVFGQISLPGAITPPDPEISISMDKESYRPGETATVSVLYTFPEGYHQNYNPDQFRLRGSGSRGLLFGTTVFPEAVEDSNGDLQYYDSAELVLEFLISDSMQQGSSELTVYADYQLCDEEGICFFPETQELNINLNIEGQAVRSESSSSIWLFLLMALVGGFLLNLMPCVLPLLSVKAMNLISQSGEKRAVLIKHGLLYTAGILASFWLLSMVIVILQKSGKLLGWGFHFQSPLFLTVLIAVIFLFALSLFEVFILLPPSTGMNKADTLSRKKGYTGSFFTGIFAVFVATPCTAPFLGSAMGFAFSQSPLIIFLIMSLTGLGLALPFLLLGFFPGFFKLLPKPGKWMDKFREAMAFLLLGTVIYLSSTLIKQIGQGFSSVLWFLLVLSIAAWIWGWSSRQSRKKLWRRVFRILPLLMILFSARYLLVFDTSEASVSSDISSWEKFDPDMVNEIIEADEPLFLAFSAEWCTSCKVNEKTVLHTDRTIELFERKGIRTIKGDLTVSNDAAMEWIYKHNRAGVPLYLLYLPGEEVQILPEILSNSIMEEALSSLPDS; encoded by the coding sequence ATGAATAAATCAGTATTTCTTGAAATCGCTTTATACCTATTATTAACGATACCTGTTTTCGGACAGATTTCACTTCCGGGCGCAATAACTCCTCCCGATCCTGAGATCTCTATTTCCATGGATAAAGAGAGTTACAGACCTGGTGAAACAGCTACTGTCTCAGTTCTTTATACCTTCCCTGAAGGTTATCATCAGAACTATAATCCTGACCAGTTCAGACTGAGGGGTTCAGGGAGCAGGGGGCTGCTTTTCGGAACCACGGTTTTCCCTGAAGCTGTGGAAGACAGCAATGGTGATCTGCAATATTACGACAGTGCCGAACTTGTTCTTGAATTTCTTATTTCTGATTCCATGCAGCAAGGCAGCAGCGAGCTGACCGTTTATGCGGATTACCAGCTGTGTGATGAAGAAGGTATCTGTTTCTTTCCTGAAACTCAGGAGCTGAATATCAATCTGAATATTGAGGGACAGGCCGTGAGGAGTGAAAGCTCCTCCAGTATCTGGCTCTTTCTGTTGATGGCTCTTGTGGGTGGTTTCCTTCTGAACCTGATGCCCTGTGTTCTTCCCCTCTTATCTGTAAAAGCAATGAATCTGATAAGCCAGAGCGGCGAAAAGAGGGCTGTACTTATAAAGCACGGTCTTCTTTATACCGCCGGTATACTGGCCTCATTCTGGCTGCTTTCTATGGTGATAGTTATTCTTCAGAAATCCGGGAAACTTCTCGGCTGGGGATTTCACTTTCAAAGTCCCCTCTTCCTAACCGTATTGATTGCTGTAATATTTCTTTTCGCCCTCTCCCTGTTTGAGGTATTTATTCTCCTTCCCCCTTCTACAGGTATGAATAAAGCAGACACCCTCTCCAGAAAGAAGGGGTATACGGGTTCATTCTTTACCGGAATATTTGCCGTATTTGTGGCGACACCCTGTACCGCCCCTTTTCTTGGAAGTGCCATGGGATTTGCCTTTTCACAGTCCCCTCTGATTATATTTTTGATCATGAGTCTGACCGGGCTCGGTCTTGCTCTTCCCTTTCTCCTGCTGGGTTTCTTTCCCGGATTTTTTAAACTCCTGCCAAAACCCGGTAAATGGATGGATAAGTTCAGAGAAGCCATGGCGTTCCTCCTTTTGGGTACCGTAATCTATCTGTCATCCACTCTTATCAAGCAGATCGGACAGGGATTCTCATCTGTACTCTGGTTCCTGCTGGTCCTCTCTATTGCAGCATGGATATGGGGCTGGAGCAGCAGGCAGAGCCGTAAAAAATTATGGCGCCGTGTTTTCAGGATTCTGCCGCTTTTAATGATTTTATTTTCTGCACGATATCTGCTTGTTTTTGATACATCTGAGGCATCTGTCAGCAGTGATATTTCATCCTGGGAAAAATTTGATCCTGATATGGTGAATGAAATCATCGAAGCTGATGAACCTCTTTTTCTGGCCTTCTCTGCAGAGTGGTGTACCAGCTGTAAGGTAAATGAGAAGACAGTACTCCATACTGACAGAACCATTGAGCTCTTTGAAAGAAAAGGGATAAGAACTATCAAGGGAGATCTGACTGTCAGCAATGATGCTGCCATGGAATGGATCTACAAACACAACAGAGCAGGAGTCCCCCTGTATCTGCTTTATCTGCCCGGGGAAGAAGTTCAGATACTTCCGGAAATCCTAAG